One genomic segment of Chitinibacter sp. FCG-7 includes these proteins:
- the hsdR gene encoding EcoAI/FtnUII family type I restriction enzme subunit R — MNEAETRAEHIDPMLVAAGWGVVDESRIRREYPITLGRLEGHGKRGKALSADYVLIYRNTKLAVVEAKAWDKPLSEGVGQAKDYAGKLSIRFTYASNGQGVYAIDMEQGTEGERVGFPSPDELWNLTFATQNAWRDRFAAIPFEDRGGYFQGRYYQDIAVERVLAAVAEQRSRILLTLATGTGKTFVGFQLAWKLFQSRWNLTDWKTSNEPQRRPRILFLADRNVLADQAYNSFSAFPEDALVRIEPDDIKKKGKVPKNGSIFFTIFQTFMSGKGKDGQPLPYFGEYPADFFDFIIIDECHRGGAKDEGNWRGILEYFSPAVQLGLTATPKRKDNVDTYAYFGEPVYSYSLKDGINDGFLTPFRVKQISTTLDEYVYTPDDAVIEGEVEKGKRYEEKDFNKIIEIKEREQHRVKLFMSKINQNEKTLVFCANQIHALAVRDLINQIKTSSNPNYCHRVTANDGALGEQHLRDFQDNEKSIPTILTTSQKLSTGVDARNVRNVVLMRPVTSMIEFKQIIGRGTRLYDGKDYFTIYDFVKAHHLFSDPDWDGEPVDPATCPTCGLYPCKCEKTPPKPCKTCGQQPCVCPPEICKECGQEPCVCKKKPKAKVKLSDGKVRAIQHMTCTSFWHPDGTPMAAQEFMEMLFGQLPDFFKNEEELRTLWMSPDTRKKLLEGLAEKGFGKDQLQEMQKIIEAENSDLFDVLAHVAYAMSPLTREERAAKAMALISTNFNSKQQVFLDFVLSHYVNLGVEELDQTKLTPLLKLKYHDSLADAAADLGKPAEINKVFTGFQKYLYLETV, encoded by the coding sequence ATGAACGAAGCCGAAACCCGTGCCGAACATATTGACCCCATGCTAGTAGCCGCTGGCTGGGGTGTGGTCGATGAAAGCCGTATTCGTCGGGAATACCCGATTACGCTGGGGCGGCTGGAAGGGCATGGCAAACGCGGCAAGGCATTGAGCGCCGATTATGTACTGATCTACCGCAATACCAAGCTAGCTGTTGTGGAAGCCAAAGCTTGGGATAAACCGCTGAGCGAAGGTGTAGGGCAGGCCAAGGATTACGCTGGCAAGTTGTCGATTCGCTTCACCTATGCCAGTAACGGGCAGGGCGTGTATGCGATTGATATGGAGCAGGGTACGGAAGGCGAGCGGGTTGGTTTCCCAAGCCCGGATGAGCTGTGGAATCTAACCTTTGCCACGCAAAATGCTTGGCGTGATCGTTTTGCGGCGATTCCGTTTGAAGACCGAGGCGGCTATTTCCAAGGCCGTTACTATCAGGATATTGCCGTTGAGCGCGTATTAGCTGCAGTGGCCGAGCAGCGCAGCCGCATTTTGCTGACGTTGGCAACGGGTACAGGCAAAACCTTTGTTGGCTTTCAACTGGCGTGGAAGCTGTTTCAATCGCGCTGGAATCTAACCGACTGGAAAACCAGTAACGAGCCACAACGCCGCCCACGCATTCTGTTTTTGGCTGACCGTAATGTATTGGCCGATCAAGCCTATAACTCTTTTTCTGCCTTCCCTGAAGATGCACTGGTGCGGATCGAACCGGACGACATCAAGAAAAAAGGCAAAGTCCCGAAAAACGGCAGCATCTTTTTCACCATCTTTCAGACGTTTATGAGCGGTAAGGGCAAGGATGGCCAGCCTTTACCTTATTTTGGTGAATACCCCGCTGACTTTTTCGATTTCATCATCATTGACGAGTGCCACCGTGGAGGCGCGAAAGACGAAGGCAACTGGCGCGGTATCTTGGAATACTTTTCGCCCGCCGTGCAGCTGGGTCTAACAGCCACGCCAAAGCGGAAAGATAACGTCGATACCTACGCCTATTTTGGCGAGCCTGTGTATAGCTATTCGCTGAAAGACGGCATCAACGATGGCTTTTTGACCCCGTTCCGCGTGAAGCAAATATCGACCACACTGGATGAATACGTTTACACCCCGGATGATGCGGTGATCGAGGGTGAAGTCGAGAAGGGCAAACGCTACGAAGAAAAAGACTTCAACAAAATTATCGAAATCAAAGAGCGTGAGCAGCATCGGGTGAAGCTGTTTATGTCGAAAATTAACCAGAACGAAAAAACGCTGGTTTTTTGTGCCAACCAGATTCATGCGCTAGCGGTACGGGATTTGATCAACCAGATCAAAACCAGTAGCAACCCGAATTACTGCCACCGCGTTACCGCCAATGATGGTGCTTTGGGTGAGCAGCATTTGCGCGATTTTCAGGATAACGAAAAGTCGATACCGACGATTTTGACGACCTCACAAAAGCTATCTACGGGCGTGGATGCGCGCAATGTGCGTAATGTGGTGTTGATGCGGCCAGTGACTTCAATGATCGAATTTAAGCAGATCATCGGGCGCGGTACGCGGCTTTACGATGGTAAAGACTATTTCACGATTTATGACTTTGTGAAGGCGCACCACCTGTTTAGCGACCCGGATTGGGATGGTGAGCCTGTTGACCCGGCGACTTGCCCAACGTGCGGGCTATACCCCTGCAAATGCGAGAAAACTCCGCCAAAGCCATGCAAAACGTGTGGCCAGCAGCCGTGCGTATGCCCACCTGAAATCTGCAAAGAATGTGGGCAAGAACCTTGCGTATGCAAGAAAAAACCTAAAGCCAAAGTGAAGCTGTCCGATGGCAAAGTGCGAGCCATTCAGCACATGACTTGCACTAGCTTTTGGCATCCAGACGGCACACCAATGGCCGCGCAAGAATTCATGGAAATGCTGTTTGGCCAATTGCCGGACTTTTTCAAAAACGAAGAAGAGCTGCGTACTTTGTGGATGTCACCCGATACGCGCAAGAAGCTACTGGAAGGCTTGGCTGAAAAAGGCTTTGGCAAGGATCAGTTGCAGGAAATGCAGAAAATTATTGAGGCCGAGAATAGCGATTTATTCGATGTGCTAGCGCATGTGGCCTACGCAATGAGCCCGTTGACGCGAGAAGAGCGCGCAGCCAAGGCGATGGCGTTGATCAGTACCAACTTCAACAGTAAGCAGCAGGTGTTCTTGGATTTTGTGTTGTCGCATTACGTGAATTTGGGCGTGGAAGAGCTGGATCAAACTAAACTCACGCCATTGCTGAAACTGAAATACCACGACTCGCTAGCAGATGCCGCAGCTGATCTTGGCAAGCCCGCTGAAATCAACAAGGTTTTTACCGGGTTTCAAAAGTACCTGTATCTGGAAACGGTTTGA